In the genome of Populus trichocarpa isolate Nisqually-1 chromosome 6, P.trichocarpa_v4.1, whole genome shotgun sequence, one region contains:
- the LOC7454916 gene encoding transcription initiation factor TFIID subunit 12 isoform X1, translated as MDRPAPTTSTSTPPITKQPTEPPPSQPLPQPQPQPQPQPQPSSSTASPNPNLNPNPPTKPSISAATTITTTPSSTRPQTVHRPWQHPHPHSQFPSVSSGPPIPSSSSTTPSISSPRGVALGVPAPSPASFSSSFGHQFVGLNRAPVNVPESVANTSNSQVRQGVMASMASNSQMRPHQQRPVQSSLRPPTSSPNTQNFPGHVFIRSTPVGTAGSPVPNTSQSLQSPNQLWLSSASQGKPPLPSPSYRPQMNSPSLQQRSHIPPQHHSPPTTSQQQHMSPAQPQQPLQSHQQPEHYGQQFPPSRVQQSLSPLQQVSRVQGSVNHKPSSLAMSHPNTVQPLPQNSIANAESDESGNRILSKRSIHELVSQIDPSEKFNPEVVEILADIADEFLVSVTTFGCSLAKHRKSDTLEAKDILLHLDRNWNMTLPGFCGDEIKSYRKQVTNDIHKERLAAIKKSILTSEMANAKNSVGQAAGNAKSSTTKTLSNPIVSPNLKVT; from the exons atGGACCGACCAGCCCCCACCACCTCCACCTCTACTCCCCCCATCACTAAGCAACCTACGGAACCACCACCATCTCAACCACTACCGCAAccgcaaccgcaaccacaaccacaaccacaaccatcCTCCTCCACGGCCTCTCCAAACCCTAATCTTAACCCCAACCCACCCACAAAACCTTCAATatcagcagcaacaacaatcaCCACCACCCCCAGCAGCACAAGGCCTCAGACAGTGCACAGGCCATGGCAGCACCCCCACCCCCACTCCCAATTCCCGTCTGTTTCTTCGGGCCCTCCTATACCATCCTCCTCCAGCACGACCCCTTCTATTTCTTCGCCACGCGGTGTTGCCCTAGGTGTTCCCGCGCCTTCTCCCGcgtccttttcttcttcatttggtCACCAGTTTGTTGGATTGAACCGCGCTCCTGTCAACGTGCCTGAGTCCGTAGCCAACACCAGCAACTCGCAg GTGAGGCAAGGGGTGATGGCTTCAATGGCGTCGAATTCTCAAATGCGACCACATCAACAGAGACCTGTTCAATCATCTCTTCGACCACCCACTTCTTCCCCAAATACCCAA AATTTCCCAGGGCATGTATTTATAAGATCCACACCAGTAGGTACAGCAGGTTCTCCTGTGCCAAACACATCGCAAAGTTTGCAGTCCCCCAATCAGCTGTGGTTGTCATCTGCATCTCAAGGGAAGCCTCCATTGCCTTCCCCTTCATATAGACCTCAGATGAACTCTCCGTCACTGCAACAAAGGTCACACATTCCACCACAGCATCATTCCCCACCGACAACTTCACAGCAACAGCACATGTCACCTGCACAGCCACAACAACCTTTACAATCCCATCAACAACCAGAGCATTATGGCCAGCAATTTCCACCATCAAGAGTCCAACAATCCTTATCCCCTCTGCAACAAGTTTCAAGGGTTCAAGGTTCAGTAAATCATAAGCCATCTTCCCTAGCAATGTCACATCCTAACACAGTACAACCATTGCCGCAGAATAGTATAGCTAATGCAGAAAGTGATGAATCTGGTAACCGGATTCTTAGCAAAAGAAGCATTCATGAGCTAGTTAGTCAG ATTGATCCATCAGAGAAGTTCAATCCTGAAGTTGTAGAGATTCTAGCAGATATAGCAGATGAATTTCTTGTGTCT GTCACAACATTTGGTTGCTCATTGGCCAAGCATCGAAAATCAGATACATTGGAAGCGAAAGACATACTTCTACATCTTG ACAGAAACTGGAATATGACACTACCAGGGTTCTGTGGTGATGAGATTAAGAGCTACAGAAAACAA GTAACAAACGATATCCACAAGGAGCGCCTTGCGGCG ATAAAGAAGTCAATATTGACATCTGAGATGGCAAACGCTAAGAACTCTGTGGGACAAGCTGCTGGAAATGCAAAGAGTAGCACGACAAAGACCTTGTCAAATCCCATTGTCTCCCCTAACCTGAAAGTTACATGA
- the LOC7454916 gene encoding transcription initiation factor TFIID subunit 12 isoform X2, whose protein sequence is MDRPAPTTSTSTPPITKQPTEPPPSQPLPQPQPQPQPQPQPSSSTASPNPNLNPNPPTKPSISAATTITTTPSSTRPQTVHRPWQHPHPHSQFPSVSSGPPIPSSSSTTPSISSPRGVALGVPAPSPASFSSSFGHQFVGLNRAPVNVPESVANTSNSQVRQGVMASMASNSQMRPHQQRPVQSSLRPPTSSPNTQNFPGHVFIRSTPVGTAGSPVPNTSQSLQSPNQLWLSSASQGKPPLPSPSYRPQMNSPSLQQRSHIPPQHHSPPTTSQQQHMSPAQPQQPLQSHQQPEHYGQQFPPSRVQQSLSPLQQVSRVQGSVNHKPSSLAMSHPNTVQPLPQNSIANAESDESGNRILSKRSIHELVSQIDPSEKFNPEVVEILADIADEFLVSVTTFGCSLAKHRKSDTLEAKDILLHLDRNWNMTLPGFCGDEIKSYRKQVTNDIHKERLAAV, encoded by the exons atGGACCGACCAGCCCCCACCACCTCCACCTCTACTCCCCCCATCACTAAGCAACCTACGGAACCACCACCATCTCAACCACTACCGCAAccgcaaccgcaaccacaaccacaaccacaaccatcCTCCTCCACGGCCTCTCCAAACCCTAATCTTAACCCCAACCCACCCACAAAACCTTCAATatcagcagcaacaacaatcaCCACCACCCCCAGCAGCACAAGGCCTCAGACAGTGCACAGGCCATGGCAGCACCCCCACCCCCACTCCCAATTCCCGTCTGTTTCTTCGGGCCCTCCTATACCATCCTCCTCCAGCACGACCCCTTCTATTTCTTCGCCACGCGGTGTTGCCCTAGGTGTTCCCGCGCCTTCTCCCGcgtccttttcttcttcatttggtCACCAGTTTGTTGGATTGAACCGCGCTCCTGTCAACGTGCCTGAGTCCGTAGCCAACACCAGCAACTCGCAg GTGAGGCAAGGGGTGATGGCTTCAATGGCGTCGAATTCTCAAATGCGACCACATCAACAGAGACCTGTTCAATCATCTCTTCGACCACCCACTTCTTCCCCAAATACCCAA AATTTCCCAGGGCATGTATTTATAAGATCCACACCAGTAGGTACAGCAGGTTCTCCTGTGCCAAACACATCGCAAAGTTTGCAGTCCCCCAATCAGCTGTGGTTGTCATCTGCATCTCAAGGGAAGCCTCCATTGCCTTCCCCTTCATATAGACCTCAGATGAACTCTCCGTCACTGCAACAAAGGTCACACATTCCACCACAGCATCATTCCCCACCGACAACTTCACAGCAACAGCACATGTCACCTGCACAGCCACAACAACCTTTACAATCCCATCAACAACCAGAGCATTATGGCCAGCAATTTCCACCATCAAGAGTCCAACAATCCTTATCCCCTCTGCAACAAGTTTCAAGGGTTCAAGGTTCAGTAAATCATAAGCCATCTTCCCTAGCAATGTCACATCCTAACACAGTACAACCATTGCCGCAGAATAGTATAGCTAATGCAGAAAGTGATGAATCTGGTAACCGGATTCTTAGCAAAAGAAGCATTCATGAGCTAGTTAGTCAG ATTGATCCATCAGAGAAGTTCAATCCTGAAGTTGTAGAGATTCTAGCAGATATAGCAGATGAATTTCTTGTGTCT GTCACAACATTTGGTTGCTCATTGGCCAAGCATCGAAAATCAGATACATTGGAAGCGAAAGACATACTTCTACATCTTG ACAGAAACTGGAATATGACACTACCAGGGTTCTGTGGTGATGAGATTAAGAGCTACAGAAAACAA GTAACAAACGATATCCACAAGGAGCGCCTTGCGGCG GTCTAG
- the LOC7487249 gene encoding uncharacterized protein LOC7487249 isoform X1 → MVYVDISAAAAAAADVSMVAAKGDLKRERNPFPVNENETGELFPNKKQAKQEEASNDDTKSEVSNPVITLVSPKGNGSSSHDISEESPTNACPSSEETLTVSQEGGGSSSEDNTSNQSPRNDTCDSVSMSPVVLEIPEHASTTGVRKITFKFSKRKEDYDTKISPHPLHGGIDQGLLYHRNGDYYPRNHSVWVNSCTEMPQTRERYMELNMSKKVVPNNYPTNVKKLLATGILDRARVKYICFSSERELDGIIDGGGYLCGCSSCNFSKVLSAYEFEQHAGAKTRHPNNHIYLENGKPIYSIIQELKTAPLSMIDGVIKDVAGSSINEEFFRVWKASLNQSNALVGADKKCHSELPCLPHSHVSYASQALKESFCPISSSFLYNNNFVSQQMYMETSGVNKQTSKRPSLYFPGSATKQKKTAESGVRKRDNDLHRLLFMPNGLPDGTELAYYVKGQKILGGYKQGNGIVCSCCEVEISPSQFESHAGMSARRQPYRHIYTSNGLTLHDIAISLANGQNITTGIGDDMCAECGDGGDLMFCQSCPRAFHAACLDLHDTPEGAWHCPNCNKLGHGGNFARPIVIRLTRVVKTPEYDVGGCAVCRAHDFSGDTFDDRTVILCDQCEKEFHVGCLRESGLCDLKEIPKDNWFCCQDCNNIYVALRNSVSTGVQTIPASLLNIINRKHVEKGLLVDEAAYDVQWQILMGKSRNREDLSLLSGAAAIFRECFDPIVAKTGRDLIPVMVYGRNISGQEFGGMYCVLLTVRHVVVSAGLLRIFGREVAELPLVATNREHQGKGYFQALFSCIERLLCSLNVEQLVLPAAEEAESIWTRRFGFRKMSEGQLLKYTREFQLTIFKGTSMLEKEVPRIID, encoded by the exons ATGGTTTATGTGGATatatcagcagcagcagcagcagcagcagatgtGAGTATGGTAGCTGCAAAAGGTGATTTGAAGAGAGAGCGTAATCCATTTCCGGTGAATGAGAATGAGACCGGGGAATTATTTCCTAACaagaaacaagcaaaacaagaagaagctTCAAACGACGACACAAAATCTGAAGTTTCGAATCCTGTAATAACACTAGTTTCTCCTAAAGGCAACGGATCATCATCCCATGATATCTCTGAAGAATCGCCTACGAATGCGTGCCCCTCTTCAGAGGAGACTCTGACTGTGAGCCAGGAAGGAGGTGGTAGCAGCAGTGAAGATAACACCTCCAATCAAAGTCCTCGAAATGATACTTGTGATTCTGTCTCTATGTCTCCTGTTGTGTTGGAGATTCCTGAGCATGCTAGTACCACGGGAGTTAGGAAGATTACTTTTAAGTTcagcaaaagaaaagaggatTATGATACCAAAATTTCGCCTCACCCTCTACATGGTGGAATTGATCAAGGACTGCTGTATCATCGTAATGGGGATTATTATCCAAGGAACCACTCTGTTTGGGTTAATTCCTGCACAGAAATGCCTCAGACCAGAGAAAGATATATGGAGTTGAACATGTCTAAGAAGGTCGTTCCCAACAACTACCCTACGAATGTCAAAAAGTTGTTAGCAACTGGTATTCTCGATAGGGCTCGAGtcaagtatatttgtttttcttcagaG CGAGAGCTTGATGGAATTATAGACGGCGGTGGATATTTGTGTGGCTGTTCGTCATGTAATTTCTCCAAA GTCCTTAGTGCATATGAATTTGAGCAGCATGCTGGTGCTAAAACTAGACATCCAAACAATCACATATACTTGGAGAATGGGAAACCAATTTATAGCATTATTCAAGAACTAAAAACGGCTCCACTCAGCATGATAGATGGAGTCATAAAAGACGTGGCTGGTTCATCTATCAATGAGGAGTTCTTCCGGGTTTGGAAAG CTAGTCTTAATCAAAGCAATGCACTTGTTGGAGCAGATAAAAAATGTCACAGCGAACTGCCTTGTTTGCCTCATTCTCATGTaag CTACGCTAGTCAAGCTTTGAAAGAAAGCTTTTGCCCAATTTCAAGCTCCTTTTTGTATAATAACAACTTTGTCAGCCAGCAAATGTATATGGAGACTTCAGGCGTGAATAAGCAAACATCGAAGAG gccTAGCCTTTACTTCCCTGGCTCTGCTacgaagcaaaagaaaacagctGAGAGTGGTGTCAGGAAGAG GGATAATGATCTTCACAGGTTACTCTTTATGCCGAATGGTCTTCCAGATGGGACCGAATTGGCTTACTATGTCAAAGGGCAG aaaatactAGGGGGTTACAAGCAGGGTAATGGTATTGTCTGTAGTTGTTGTGAAGTAGAG ATTAGCCCTTCACAGTTTGAGTCTCATGCTGGAATGTCTGCCAGGCGTCAACC CTACCGTCACATTTATACTTCTAATGGACTGACCCTCCATGATATAGCTATTTCGTTGGCaaatggacaaaacattaccaCAGGTATTGGTGATGATATGTGTGCAGAATGTGGAGATGGAGGGGATCTAATGTTTTGTCAGAGTTGCCCTCGTGCTTTTCATGCAG CATGTTTGGATTTACATGATACTCCTGAAGGTGCTTGGCATTGTCCAAATTGCAATAAACTTGGCCACGGAGGCAATTTTGCAAGACCTATTGTCATCCGGCTGACTCGAGTTGTTAAAACTCCAGAATATGATGTTGGTGGTTGTGCTGTTTGCAG GGCCCATGATTTTAGTGGCGATACATTTGATGACCGAACAGTTATCCTTTGTGACCAa TGCGAAAAGGAATTTCATGTTGGTTGCTTGCGGGAAAGTGGACTATGTGATCTAAAA GAAATCCCCAAAGATAATTGGTTCTGCTGTCAAGACTGCAATAATATCTATGTAGCTCTCCGGAATTCTGTTTCTACTGGAGTGCAGACAATTCCCGCTTCGCTGTTAAATATCATAAATAGAAAGCATGTCGAGAAAGGGCTACTTGTTGATGAAGCTGCATATGATGTGCAGTGGCAAATTCTGATGGGAAAGAGTCGCAACCGAGAAGATCTTTCATTGCTTTCAGGGGCTGCTGCAATTTTTCGA GAGTGTTTTGATCCTATTGTTGCAAAAACTGGCCGTGATCTGATTCCTGTTATGGTCTATGG GAGAAATATATCTGGCCAGGAATTTGGGGGCATGTATTGTGTGCTTTTGACTGTAAG GCATGTTGTTGTGTCTGCTGGTCTTCTTAGGATTTTCGGTAGGGAGGTTGCCGAGCTTCCTTTAGTGGCCACAAACAGAGAGCATCAAGGGAAA GGTTATTTCCAAGCATTATTCTCGTGCATTGAGAGGTTATTGTGCTCCCTGAATGTGGAACAACTGGTGCTCCCAGCTGCTGAGGAAGCAGAATCAATCTGGACAAGAAGATTTGGCTTCAGAAAGATGAGTGAGGGACAA TTGTTGAAGTATACAAGGGAGTTTCAGCTGACGATTTTCAAGGGAACATCCATGCTCGAGAAGGAAGTCCCACGGATAATTGATTAG
- the LOC7487249 gene encoding uncharacterized protein LOC7487249 isoform X2, giving the protein MVYVDISAAAAAAADVSMVAAKGDLKRERNPFPVNENETGELFPNKKQAKQEEASNDDTKSEVSNPVITLVSPKGNGSSSHDISEESPTNACPSSEETLTVSQEGGGSSSEDNTSNQSPRNDTCDSVSMSPVVLEIPEHASTTGVRKITFKFSKRKEDYDTKISPHPLHGGIDQGLLYHRNGDYYPRNHSVWVNSCTEMPQTRERYMELNMSKKVVPNNYPTNVKKLLATGILDRARVKYICFSSERELDGIIDGGGYLCGCSSCNFSKVLSAYEFEQHAGAKTRHPNNHIYLENGKPIYSIIQELKTAPLSMIDGVIKDVAGSSINEEFFRVWKASLNQSNALVGADKKCHSELPCLPHSHVRPSLYFPGSATKQKKTAESGVRKRDNDLHRLLFMPNGLPDGTELAYYVKGQKILGGYKQGNGIVCSCCEVEISPSQFESHAGMSARRQPYRHIYTSNGLTLHDIAISLANGQNITTGIGDDMCAECGDGGDLMFCQSCPRAFHAACLDLHDTPEGAWHCPNCNKLGHGGNFARPIVIRLTRVVKTPEYDVGGCAVCRAHDFSGDTFDDRTVILCDQCEKEFHVGCLRESGLCDLKEIPKDNWFCCQDCNNIYVALRNSVSTGVQTIPASLLNIINRKHVEKGLLVDEAAYDVQWQILMGKSRNREDLSLLSGAAAIFRECFDPIVAKTGRDLIPVMVYGRNISGQEFGGMYCVLLTVRHVVVSAGLLRIFGREVAELPLVATNREHQGKGYFQALFSCIERLLCSLNVEQLVLPAAEEAESIWTRRFGFRKMSEGQLLKYTREFQLTIFKGTSMLEKEVPRIID; this is encoded by the exons ATGGTTTATGTGGATatatcagcagcagcagcagcagcagcagatgtGAGTATGGTAGCTGCAAAAGGTGATTTGAAGAGAGAGCGTAATCCATTTCCGGTGAATGAGAATGAGACCGGGGAATTATTTCCTAACaagaaacaagcaaaacaagaagaagctTCAAACGACGACACAAAATCTGAAGTTTCGAATCCTGTAATAACACTAGTTTCTCCTAAAGGCAACGGATCATCATCCCATGATATCTCTGAAGAATCGCCTACGAATGCGTGCCCCTCTTCAGAGGAGACTCTGACTGTGAGCCAGGAAGGAGGTGGTAGCAGCAGTGAAGATAACACCTCCAATCAAAGTCCTCGAAATGATACTTGTGATTCTGTCTCTATGTCTCCTGTTGTGTTGGAGATTCCTGAGCATGCTAGTACCACGGGAGTTAGGAAGATTACTTTTAAGTTcagcaaaagaaaagaggatTATGATACCAAAATTTCGCCTCACCCTCTACATGGTGGAATTGATCAAGGACTGCTGTATCATCGTAATGGGGATTATTATCCAAGGAACCACTCTGTTTGGGTTAATTCCTGCACAGAAATGCCTCAGACCAGAGAAAGATATATGGAGTTGAACATGTCTAAGAAGGTCGTTCCCAACAACTACCCTACGAATGTCAAAAAGTTGTTAGCAACTGGTATTCTCGATAGGGCTCGAGtcaagtatatttgtttttcttcagaG CGAGAGCTTGATGGAATTATAGACGGCGGTGGATATTTGTGTGGCTGTTCGTCATGTAATTTCTCCAAA GTCCTTAGTGCATATGAATTTGAGCAGCATGCTGGTGCTAAAACTAGACATCCAAACAATCACATATACTTGGAGAATGGGAAACCAATTTATAGCATTATTCAAGAACTAAAAACGGCTCCACTCAGCATGATAGATGGAGTCATAAAAGACGTGGCTGGTTCATCTATCAATGAGGAGTTCTTCCGGGTTTGGAAAG CTAGTCTTAATCAAAGCAATGCACTTGTTGGAGCAGATAAAAAATGTCACAGCGAACTGCCTTGTTTGCCTCATTCTCATGTaag gccTAGCCTTTACTTCCCTGGCTCTGCTacgaagcaaaagaaaacagctGAGAGTGGTGTCAGGAAGAG GGATAATGATCTTCACAGGTTACTCTTTATGCCGAATGGTCTTCCAGATGGGACCGAATTGGCTTACTATGTCAAAGGGCAG aaaatactAGGGGGTTACAAGCAGGGTAATGGTATTGTCTGTAGTTGTTGTGAAGTAGAG ATTAGCCCTTCACAGTTTGAGTCTCATGCTGGAATGTCTGCCAGGCGTCAACC CTACCGTCACATTTATACTTCTAATGGACTGACCCTCCATGATATAGCTATTTCGTTGGCaaatggacaaaacattaccaCAGGTATTGGTGATGATATGTGTGCAGAATGTGGAGATGGAGGGGATCTAATGTTTTGTCAGAGTTGCCCTCGTGCTTTTCATGCAG CATGTTTGGATTTACATGATACTCCTGAAGGTGCTTGGCATTGTCCAAATTGCAATAAACTTGGCCACGGAGGCAATTTTGCAAGACCTATTGTCATCCGGCTGACTCGAGTTGTTAAAACTCCAGAATATGATGTTGGTGGTTGTGCTGTTTGCAG GGCCCATGATTTTAGTGGCGATACATTTGATGACCGAACAGTTATCCTTTGTGACCAa TGCGAAAAGGAATTTCATGTTGGTTGCTTGCGGGAAAGTGGACTATGTGATCTAAAA GAAATCCCCAAAGATAATTGGTTCTGCTGTCAAGACTGCAATAATATCTATGTAGCTCTCCGGAATTCTGTTTCTACTGGAGTGCAGACAATTCCCGCTTCGCTGTTAAATATCATAAATAGAAAGCATGTCGAGAAAGGGCTACTTGTTGATGAAGCTGCATATGATGTGCAGTGGCAAATTCTGATGGGAAAGAGTCGCAACCGAGAAGATCTTTCATTGCTTTCAGGGGCTGCTGCAATTTTTCGA GAGTGTTTTGATCCTATTGTTGCAAAAACTGGCCGTGATCTGATTCCTGTTATGGTCTATGG GAGAAATATATCTGGCCAGGAATTTGGGGGCATGTATTGTGTGCTTTTGACTGTAAG GCATGTTGTTGTGTCTGCTGGTCTTCTTAGGATTTTCGGTAGGGAGGTTGCCGAGCTTCCTTTAGTGGCCACAAACAGAGAGCATCAAGGGAAA GGTTATTTCCAAGCATTATTCTCGTGCATTGAGAGGTTATTGTGCTCCCTGAATGTGGAACAACTGGTGCTCCCAGCTGCTGAGGAAGCAGAATCAATCTGGACAAGAAGATTTGGCTTCAGAAAGATGAGTGAGGGACAA TTGTTGAAGTATACAAGGGAGTTTCAGCTGACGATTTTCAAGGGAACATCCATGCTCGAGAAGGAAGTCCCACGGATAATTGATTAG